In Dromiciops gliroides isolate mDroGli1 chromosome 5, mDroGli1.pri, whole genome shotgun sequence, the following are encoded in one genomic region:
- the EMP1 gene encoding epithelial membrane protein 1: MLVLLAGIFVVHIATVIMLFVSTIANVWIVSKNGTQSEGLWNACENGKCDLQLAYAGDDALKSVQAFMILAIIFSVISLIVFIFQLFTMEKGNRFFLSGAMMLVCWLCILIGVSIYTDLYGNYKKNLTHFDHHGYSFILAWICFCFSFIIGVLYLVLRKK, from the exons ATGTTGGTACTACTGGCTGGGATCTTTGTGGTCCACATTGCCACAGTCATCATGCTGTTTGTTTCCACCATTGCAAAT gtCTGGATAGTTTCAAAGAATGGGACCCAGTCAGAAGGTCTTTGGAATGCCTGTGAAAATGGGAAATGTGATTTACAGCTAGCATATGCAGGAGacg ATGCCCTCAAATCCGTGCAAGCCTTCATGATTCTGGCCATCATCTTCTCCGTCATTTCTCTTATCGTTTTCATATTCCAACTCTTCACCATGGAGAAGGGAAACCGGTTCTTCCTCTCTGGTGCCATGATGCTGGTTTGCT GGCTATGCATTCTGATTGGAGTTTCCATCTACACTGATTTATATGGGAACTACAAGAAGAATTTGACACACTTTGATCACCACGGATACTCCTTCATTCTGGCCTGGATATGCTTCTGTTTTAGCTTCATTATTGGTGTCCTCTATCTCGTCCTTAGAAAGAAATAA